Proteins from a single region of Sinorhizobium meliloti:
- the repA gene encoding plasmid partitioning protein RepA: MPQPISPSCGKETTSERIRRYGNELLHRVLARGTPFNHPHHMTLRSFSLGEVAEILDVSGSSLRQLSIDGLGPTPELGTAGRRSYTLRQINELRAYLASARPKEALKFCPRRREGEKLQIISVASGRGRTPTALYLAQGLALQGFRILAIDLDPESWLSEMFGYSSNALGLGRNASMYAVIRDDDCRTSIRSVIRSTHFDGLDLVPGSHELNLFEYEYNRHSETLKGSDVRGRMVSAIKEVDGNYDVVVIHCAPKYSDLNLTAIEAATGVLVTVRPQLPDIASTGRFLNIFSNLVASREKTGTPVSYDFIKFLVTRHDPRDVSQQETVALLRDSLGDDLLTATVWISDAIQEARRRKRSLYELSAGAVGRSAYEQAMESLNSTNAEVMDIIREVWGRPSQASRSTAAGKAKS, translated from the coding sequence ATGCCACAACCCATTAGCCCGTCGTGTGGAAAAGAGACAACGTCAGAGCGCATTAGGCGTTATGGCAACGAGCTTTTGCATCGTGTGCTTGCGCGCGGCACACCTTTCAATCATCCACACCACATGACCTTGCGCTCTTTCTCGTTGGGTGAGGTCGCCGAGATCCTCGATGTGTCGGGCAGTTCTCTGCGCCAGTTGTCAATCGATGGTCTGGGGCCAACACCGGAGCTCGGGACCGCAGGGCGACGCTCCTATACGCTTCGACAGATCAACGAACTTCGTGCTTACCTCGCTTCGGCCCGTCCGAAAGAGGCTTTAAAGTTTTGCCCGCGGAGGCGCGAGGGTGAGAAACTACAGATCATCTCAGTGGCCTCGGGCCGCGGAAGAACCCCTACAGCGTTGTATCTGGCTCAGGGCCTTGCACTTCAAGGATTCCGCATTCTCGCTATAGATCTCGATCCGGAGAGTTGGTTGTCGGAGATGTTCGGTTACTCCTCGAATGCCCTCGGTCTCGGCCGCAATGCGAGCATGTATGCCGTAATTCGCGATGATGACTGTCGGACTAGTATACGCTCCGTAATCCGATCGACCCATTTTGATGGTCTTGATCTCGTGCCGGGCTCTCATGAGCTCAACCTTTTCGAATATGAATATAATCGGCATAGCGAGACGTTGAAGGGCTCAGATGTTAGGGGCAGAATGGTGTCTGCGATCAAGGAAGTCGATGGGAATTACGACGTCGTCGTTATCCACTGTGCACCTAAATATAGCGACTTGAACTTAACTGCGATTGAAGCAGCGACCGGCGTGCTAGTGACGGTCCGCCCTCAATTGCCTGATATTGCGTCAACGGGCAGGTTCCTCAACATTTTCTCGAATCTCGTCGCCTCGAGAGAAAAAACTGGAACGCCTGTAAGTTACGATTTTATCAAGTTTTTGGTGACACGGCACGACCCGCGCGACGTCTCACAGCAGGAGACTGTCGCCCTACTGCGGGACTCACTGGGGGATGATCTCTTGACTGCGACCGTCTGGATATCGGACGCGATACAGGAAGCGCGTCGCAGAAAACGATCATTGTATGAGCTGTCAGCGGGAGCGGTGGGCCGATCGGCATACGAGCAAGCGATGGAATCGCTGAATTCTACCAACGCGGAGGTAATGGACATCATACGCGAGGTTTGGGGCCGTCCGTCGCAGGCTTCGCGCTCAACGGCTGCAGGTAAGGCGAAATCCTAA
- a CDS encoding calcium:proton antiporter, giving the protein MQDSTSKHVPLWSWIIPLLGGVTAALALAHVLPQDSVLILLTSAALLAGAVFAAVHHAEVLAERVGEPFGAILLAICVTIIEVAVIVSIMLSGAEGNEEVARDTVFSAVMIVLNGVIGLCLVVGGRRHHEQSFQLDAASAALAVLGTLATLSLVLPNFVIAGQPQQFDRIQLAIIGLVSLVLYGVFLYVQTVRHRDYFMDHTGAIDDGKALPAEHERPKGNMPVTGGLLVLALVAVVLLAKLLSHPLDSAVDAMGLPQAVVGVVIAGVVLLPEGIASIKAALLNRLQNSVNLVLGSALASIGMTVPVVAAISVTLGQNITLGLRPENLVMLVLTLFVSTITLGTGRTTVLQGAVHLSIFVVFLLLSAVP; this is encoded by the coding sequence ATGCAAGATAGCACCTCGAAACACGTGCCGCTGTGGTCTTGGATCATTCCGCTGCTCGGTGGCGTGACTGCGGCTCTGGCACTTGCGCACGTGCTGCCTCAAGACTCTGTCCTGATACTGCTGACGTCCGCGGCCCTGCTTGCAGGTGCTGTTTTTGCGGCGGTGCATCACGCCGAAGTTCTTGCCGAGCGGGTGGGTGAGCCTTTTGGAGCGATCCTGCTCGCCATCTGCGTGACAATCATCGAAGTGGCGGTCATCGTCTCCATAATGTTATCGGGCGCAGAGGGAAATGAAGAGGTCGCGAGAGATACGGTTTTTTCGGCGGTTATGATCGTGCTTAACGGAGTCATCGGACTTTGTCTGGTGGTTGGCGGCCGCCGCCACCACGAGCAGTCGTTTCAGTTGGATGCGGCCTCGGCGGCACTGGCGGTGCTTGGCACACTCGCGACACTGTCTCTCGTGCTGCCGAATTTCGTCATCGCGGGACAGCCCCAGCAATTCGATCGAATACAGCTTGCCATCATTGGACTTGTGTCGCTGGTCCTCTACGGCGTGTTTCTATACGTGCAGACGGTCCGCCATCGCGACTATTTCATGGATCACACGGGTGCCATCGATGACGGCAAGGCGCTTCCGGCCGAGCATGAACGCCCGAAGGGCAATATGCCGGTAACTGGAGGCCTGCTCGTGCTGGCCCTCGTGGCAGTCGTCTTGTTGGCCAAGCTGCTTTCTCATCCCCTCGACAGCGCAGTCGACGCGATGGGGCTGCCACAAGCCGTGGTTGGCGTGGTCATCGCGGGTGTCGTTCTCCTGCCGGAGGGCATAGCCTCGATCAAAGCAGCATTGCTGAACCGCCTTCAAAACAGCGTAAATCTTGTTCTCGGGTCAGCCCTTGCAAGCATAGGTATGACAGTTCCGGTGGTCGCTGCGATCTCCGTCACACTTGGGCAGAACATTACGTTGGGGCTCCGCCCGGAGAACCTCGTGATGCTCGTCCTGACACTCTTTGTCAGCACGATCACCCTCGGCACCGGCAGAACCACCGTGCTCCAAGGTGCCGTTCACCTCTCGATATTTGTTGTTTTTCTCCTGCTTTCCGCCGTGCCCTAG
- a CDS encoding type II toxin-antitoxin system RelE/ParE family toxin, with protein sequence MKLEWTRKAVADLGRLYDFLASVNRQAAARTVQSLTSAPARLLEQPRIGERLEEFDPREVRRILVGHYEIRYEIRQSTIYVLRLWHTREER encoded by the coding sequence ATGAAGCTTGAGTGGACGCGTAAGGCAGTCGCCGATCTTGGGCGCCTCTATGATTTCCTGGCATCGGTAAATCGGCAAGCTGCGGCTCGTACTGTGCAATCGTTGACGAGCGCTCCAGCACGCCTGCTCGAACAACCACGTATCGGCGAACGGCTGGAGGAATTCGACCCTCGAGAGGTTCGGCGAATTCTCGTTGGCCATTACGAAATACGGTATGAGATCCGGCAGTCGACGATCTACGTGCTGCGGCTTTGGCATACGCGTGAAGAGCGGTAG
- a CDS encoding CopG family ribbon-helix-helix protein, whose product MPDEEVLTAHVPLPLAEKVDQIAAPLERSRGWIVKQALTAWVDQEEERRRLTLEALADVDAGRVIDHQAVQAWADSLDSDKPLSLPL is encoded by the coding sequence CTGCCGGATGAAGAGGTGCTGACCGCGCACGTGCCACTGCCGCTCGCCGAGAAAGTCGATCAGATCGCCGCGCCCCTTGAGCGCTCGCGTGGGTGGATCGTCAAGCAGGCGCTGACCGCCTGGGTCGATCAGGAAGAGGAGCGCCGACGCTTGACGCTGGAAGCGCTTGCCGACGTCGACGCTGGCCGCGTTATCGATCACCAGGCCGTCCAGGCCTGGGCTGACAGTCTTGATAGTGACAAGCCGCTATCCTTACCGCTGTGA